The Solibacillus sp. FSL W7-1436 genome window below encodes:
- the rpmC gene encoding 50S ribosomal protein L29: MKANEIRDLATNEIELKVKSLKEELFNLRFQLATGQLENTARIREVRKAIARMKTVIREREISANN; this comes from the coding sequence ATGAAAGCTAATGAAATCCGTGACCTTGCCACTAATGAAATCGAATTAAAAGTGAAATCACTGAAAGAAGAGCTTTTCAACCTTCGCTTCCAATTGGCGACTGGTCAATTAGAAAACACAGCTCGCATCCGTGAAGTTCGCAAAGCGATCGCACGTATGAAAACTGTGATTCGTGAAAGAGAAATCAGTGCAAATAACTGA
- the rpsQ gene encoding 30S ribosomal protein S17 — translation MTERNQRKVYTGRVVSDKMDKTISVLVETHKKHKLYGKRVKYSKKFKAHDELNTANIGDIVRIMETRPLSATKRFRLVEVVEKAVII, via the coding sequence ATGACTGAGCGTAACCAACGCAAAGTTTACACGGGCCGTGTTGTTTCTGACAAAATGGATAAAACAATTTCTGTTTTAGTTGAAACTCATAAAAAGCACAAGCTTTATGGCAAGCGTGTAAAATACTCGAAAAAGTTTAAGGCTCATGATGAGCTAAACACTGCGAATATCGGTGATATCGTACGTATCATGGAAACTCGCCCGCTATCAGCTACTAAACGCTTCCGTTTAGTTGAAGTTGTAGAAAAAGCGGTTATTATTTAA
- the rplP gene encoding 50S ribosomal protein L16, with translation MLLPKRVKYRREHRGNMRGEAKGGKEVSFGEFGLQATTASWITNRQIESARIAMTRYMKRGGKVWIKIFPHKPYTKKPLEVRMGSGKGSPEGWVAVVKPGKVMFEIAGVSEEVAREALRLASHKLPVKCKIVKRQETGGESNES, from the coding sequence ATGTTATTACCTAAACGCGTAAAATATCGTCGTGAACACCGTGGTAACATGCGTGGAGAAGCGAAAGGCGGTAAAGAAGTATCTTTCGGTGAGTTTGGCTTACAAGCCACAACAGCATCTTGGATTACAAACCGTCAAATCGAATCTGCTCGTATCGCAATGACTCGTTACATGAAACGTGGCGGTAAAGTTTGGATCAAAATCTTCCCACATAAGCCTTACACGAAAAAGCCTCTAGAAGTCCGAATGGGTTCTGGTAAAGGTTCTCCTGAAGGTTGGGTAGCAGTAGTAAAACCAGGAAAAGTAATGTTCGAAATTGCTGGTGTATCTGAAGAGGTAGCACGTGAAGCACTTCGTTTAGCATCACACAAACTTCCTGTTAAATGTAAGATCGTAAAACGTCAAGAAACTGGTGGTGAATCTAATGAAAGCTAA
- the rplV gene encoding 50S ribosomal protein L22, with amino-acid sequence MTQAKAIARTVRIAPRKVRLVVDLIRGKQIGEAVAILRHTPKAASPVVEKVLKSAVANAEHNYELDINNLVVSEIFVDEGPTLKRFRPRAQGRASAINKRTSHITIVVSEKKEV; translated from the coding sequence ATGACACAAGCTAAAGCTATCGCTCGCACAGTTCGTATCGCTCCTCGTAAAGTTCGTCTAGTAGTAGACTTAATCCGAGGTAAGCAAATTGGTGAAGCAGTTGCAATTTTACGTCATACTCCAAAAGCGGCGTCTCCAGTCGTTGAGAAAGTATTAAAATCTGCAGTTGCTAACGCTGAACACAACTACGAGTTAGATATTAACAACTTAGTTGTATCTGAAATCTTTGTTGATGAAGGTCCAACATTAAAACGTTTCCGTCCACGTGCACAAGGTCGTGCGTCGGCAATCAACAAACGTACTAGCCACATTACAATCGTGGTATCTGAGAAGAAGGAGGTTTAA
- the rplB gene encoding 50S ribosomal protein L2, which translates to MAIKKYKPTSNGRRNMTSSDFAEITTDKPEKSLLLPIKRKAGRNNQGKITVRHHGGGHKKQYRVIDFKRLKDGIPGRVATIEYDPNRSANIALINYADGEKRYILAPKGLEVGQTIYSGPEADIKVGNALPLANIPMGTTIHNIEMKPGKGGQLVRSAGTSAQVLGREGKYVIVRLQSGEVRLILATCRATIGQVGNEQHELINIGKAGRSRWLGKRPTVRGSVMNPNDHPHGGGEGRSPIGRKSPMTPWGKPTLGYKTRNKKNKSSKFIIRGRKK; encoded by the coding sequence ATGGCGATTAAAAAGTATAAGCCAACCTCAAATGGTCGTCGTAACATGACATCATCTGATTTTGCTGAAATCACTACTGATAAACCTGAAAAGTCTTTATTATTACCGATTAAACGCAAAGCTGGTCGTAACAACCAGGGTAAAATTACTGTTCGTCATCACGGTGGCGGTCACAAGAAACAATACCGTGTTATCGATTTTAAACGTCTTAAAGACGGCATTCCAGGACGCGTTGCTACAATTGAGTACGATCCAAACCGTTCTGCGAACATCGCTTTAATTAACTATGCTGACGGTGAAAAACGTTACATCTTAGCTCCGAAAGGTCTTGAAGTAGGTCAAACTATTTATTCAGGTCCAGAAGCGGATATCAAAGTAGGTAACGCATTACCATTAGCTAACATTCCAATGGGTACTACAATCCATAACATCGAAATGAAACCTGGTAAAGGTGGACAATTAGTACGTTCAGCTGGTACTTCTGCGCAAGTATTAGGTCGTGAAGGTAAGTACGTAATCGTTCGCTTACAATCTGGTGAAGTACGTTTAATCCTTGCTACTTGCCGTGCAACAATCGGTCAAGTTGGTAACGAGCAACACGAACTTATCAACATCGGTAAAGCAGGTCGTTCTCGTTGGTTAGGTAAACGCCCAACAGTACGTGGTTCTGTAATGAACCCTAACGATCACCCACACGGTGGTGGTGAAGGACGTTCTCCAATTGGACGTAAATCTCCAATGACACCATGGGGTAAACCAACTCTTGGTTACAAAACTCGTAACAAGAAAAATAAATCATCTAAATTTATTATTCGTGGACGTAAAAAATAA
- the rpsS gene encoding 30S ribosomal protein S19, whose protein sequence is MGRSLKKGPFVDDHLMKKVEAQEASEKKQVIKTWSRRSTIFPNFIGLTIAVYDGRKHVPVYVTEDMVGHKLGEFAPTRTYKGHGADDKKTRR, encoded by the coding sequence ATGGGTCGCAGCTTAAAGAAAGGACCTTTTGTTGATGACCACCTAATGAAAAAGGTGGAAGCACAAGAGGCTTCTGAGAAAAAACAGGTTATTAAAACTTGGTCTCGCCGTTCTACTATCTTCCCAAACTTCATCGGTTTAACAATCGCTGTATATGATGGACGTAAACACGTTCCTGTATACGTAACTGAAGATATGGTAGGTCATAAACTCGGTGAGTTCGCACCAACTCGTACTTATAAAGGTCACGGTGCAGATGACAAGAAAACAAGACGCTAA
- the rpsC gene encoding 30S ribosomal protein S3: MGQKVHPIGLRVGVIRDWESKWFAEKDYANLLHEDIKVRKYIETKLKDASVSKVEIERAANRVNITIHTAKPGMVIGKGGTEVENLRKHLTELTGKRVHINIIEIKRADLDAKLVAENIARQLENRVSFRRAQKQSIQRTMRAGAKGIKTQVSGRLGGADIARAEHYSEGTVPLHTLRADIDYAHAEADTTYGKLGVKVWIYRGEVLPTKKNSVEGGK; encoded by the coding sequence GTGGGTCAAAAAGTACATCCAATAGGACTACGTGTTGGTGTTATTCGTGACTGGGAGTCAAAGTGGTTCGCTGAGAAAGACTACGCTAACTTATTACACGAAGACATCAAAGTACGTAAATATATCGAAACTAAACTTAAAGATGCATCTGTATCTAAAGTAGAAATCGAACGCGCTGCAAATCGCGTAAACATCACTATTCACACTGCGAAACCGGGTATGGTTATCGGTAAAGGTGGTACGGAAGTAGAAAACTTACGTAAACACTTAACTGAATTAACTGGTAAACGTGTGCATATCAACATTATTGAAATCAAACGTGCAGATCTTGACGCTAAATTAGTAGCTGAAAACATCGCTCGTCAACTTGAGAACCGCGTATCATTCCGTCGTGCTCAAAAACAATCAATCCAACGCACAATGCGCGCTGGTGCAAAAGGTATTAAAACACAAGTATCTGGTCGTTTAGGTGGCGCTGATATCGCGCGTGCTGAACACTATAGTGAAGGAACTGTTCCGCTTCATACATTACGTGCTGACATTGATTATGCACATGCTGAAGCTGATACTACTTACGGTAAACTAGGCGTTAAAGTTTGGATCTACCGTGGTGAAGTCCTTCCTACTAAAAAGAACTCTGTGGAAGGAGGCAAATAA
- the rplW gene encoding 50S ribosomal protein L23, whose amino-acid sequence MEARDILKRPVITERSSEIMAEKKYTFEVDTRANKTQVKDAVEEIFGVKVEKVNVMNYKGKFKRVGKFGGYTNKRRKAIVKLTADSKEIELFEI is encoded by the coding sequence ATGGAAGCACGTGATATCTTAAAACGTCCGGTCATTACTGAGCGTTCTTCAGAAATTATGGCAGAGAAAAAGTATACTTTCGAAGTAGACACTCGCGCTAACAAAACTCAAGTTAAAGACGCTGTTGAAGAAATCTTCGGTGTTAAAGTTGAGAAAGTAAACGTAATGAACTACAAAGGTAAGTTCAAACGCGTTGGTAAATTCGGTGGATACACTAACAAACGTCGTAAAGCGATTGTTAAATTAACTGCTGACTCAAAAGAAATCGAGTTATTCGAAATCTAA